ATCAAACCCCATGTTTCTATGATGCACTGCACAATATCTTAAAATGGAAACCCAAAGATTTTTACATGATGAAAATCCCCATTTACTCAAAATATGATCTAAAAAAGTTTATCATTGGTCAAACTGGGGTAATGGACAATTATCTTATCTATATTAGCACCGATAGAAACTAAAATAACCCACCTGAATGTAGACAAGAATAAGGAAAAAGTATATAATAACAAGCCCAACCTCCCATAACCTCTTTTTACAAAGTCgattttattcatttcaACTTCTCCAAAATGAAAAGTGAAAAAGATTCTGAAATTCAAGGTATCAACATAGAACCTATTGTTTCTTTTACTAAGGAAGACCTTCAACTTGACAAATCCCATGTGTTGACCACTGTTATTTCTCCTTCCGGTAAGGAAGTCGCCATTACCAATGATGTTGACCAAGTTATGCAATTTGTCCTCGACCACCAAAATACAAAGGTCGTATTAGACGAAGCCACTGACAAAAAACTCCTTAGAAAAATCGACATGTATATGCTACCAGTGATGTgtttattatattgtttCCAGTTTATGGATAAACTGTCAACTAGTTATGCATCAATATTAGGGTTAAGAGAGGATTTGAATATGGTGGGTGACATGTATAGTTGGATCGCTACGGCATTTTACTTGGGGTATCTTGCCTTTGAGTTTCCTGCATCAATGCTTTTACAACGGTTCCCTGTGGCCAAGACAGTGTCAGTATTCATTATAGTATGGGGAATTATTTTATGTTTGCATTCGGTTCCCCAGTACCCAGGGTTTATTGCTTTGAGAACTATTTTGGGAATGTTGGAGCTGAGTGTGACACCTGCCTTCACTATTATCACCTCTCAATGGTATAAAAAAGAGGAACAATTTCTAAGAACTTCGTGGTGGTTTGCATTTAATGGGATAGGAACTATTCTTGGTCTGGCAATAGCCTATGGATTATATCAAAACGATGGAAACTATTCTTTACCAACTTGGAAACTTGTATTTATAGTTACAGGCTGTTTAACCATCTTCTTGGGATTTGTCGTCTTGATACATATTCCTGATACCCCAACACAAGCATGGTTCTTGACAGATGAGGAAAAATTGTTGGTCGTGGAACGTATTAGAACTAACCAACAAGGGTTTGGCAACACTCACTTCAAAAAGAACCAGTTCATAGAGGCTTTAACTGATTACAGATCATGGTTACTTGTTATTTATGCTTTATCAAGTAATATACCCAATGGTGGATTAACCAATTTCAGTGGTATCTTGCTATATGAGGATTTCCAGTACAGTGAAGCCAAATCACTCTTGATGCAGATGCCTCAAGGAGCagttgaaattgttggttGTGTGTTGCTTGCCTGGTGTTCTCAATTCATTTCATCTCGATTATTGATGACAGTTTTCACAACGAGTTTGACAATCATGTCAGAATGTCTCTTAGCGTTTTATCCTGAAAAAAGCGGTAGACTAGTTGGTTTATATCTTCCTATGCTTGACCCTCTTGgatttatttgttgtttgtcGTGTGTATCCTCCAACTTTGCTGGACATACCAAAAAGATCACCACTAACGCAATGTATTTGATTGCCTATTGCACAGGGAATTTGATTGGGCCCCAAACATTTGTTAGTTCTCAAGCTCCACAGTATATTGGTGCCAAGGTGGGCATGATAGCTGGGAGCAGTGTTGCTTTATTGTCTTTGATTTGCTTATACTTTTCCTATGTTTgggaaaacaaaaaacgGGATTCAAGGACGATGGTTGATATGAGCCACATTGAAAACTATGAATTCGCTGATTTGACTGATAAACAAAATCCAAACTTTAGATATAGCAAGTAGTGGTATAGCTCTGCGTAGTTTATTCAGTAATGCATGTCTATTGAAAATGTATGATGGTTTTAGAAAGGAATCACTACATAAGAAGATTGATGATGCTAGGATTTTCAGTAACAGAACGACTAAATGACTATTTTTCTTGTGGTGTCGTTGCACAGTAAAAGAACAGGATTACACAGCCATTACCCATTGACCTCAGGCATCTGTTGGCCATGATATAGTAgtgataaatcaaaaaaaggGACCAAAATTATTGCCAAAAATATACATTAGCATGAACTTATTGTATCTATTATTGGGAAAAAGATATGTGAATCAACAAGTATTGAACTTTCGACCTTCATGACGGTTTGTGTTGGCTGTGAGTATTTTTGTGAGACTAGTTTACTGTATAAGCCTTTCAATGGTTTAATACAGTCTGCCCTAAGGCAATTATTAATCAGGTCAGTATGCAATGCAGTATAATGCAAGGAATGTCAATCCTTTCTTTTATGTTTTGGCATGCTTGTTGGAGACTGCCAcataaaaaagaaaagggaAATATCATCATTGATACTATAtaccttttctttttacaTTTATCCCTTCTTTTTGTCTAGCCTTTATATTACTAAGTCAAGAGTAATATCCATTCTGTCAACAAACGGCGATGATTATTAATTGCCAAAAGTCGCATGCCAAAAATCCAGTACTCTTCACTCTAACTCCGTCTCCCGAAGAATCCATTTGATTTGCGCctaaatattattttcttttacgATTTCTTGCAACGGCCGAAACGGCCCAGTTTTCAATGTTTAGTAATAACagaaattatataaataagaGAAACCCTGTCATCCTTCTccattcttctttcttgaTTTCATCCTgtgattttcaattcaaataacATTAGAAATTATCAAACCATCAAAAAAAGTAATTAATTACTACCAACCATAATGATAACGACCAGTTTAAAACGATCAAGATCTTTATTGAATAAGGTGTTACCTATCGATATTGAAGGTGATAAACATTCTTCTCCTTCAGTAGTAACGAGGAGTTCTCCAATTCTAAATCATGATTCAGAGTCTTTACACCTGAATAAAAGCCCAGCTtccaaaaattcaaataaaaaaacatcTAAATCACCAAGTAGGCAAGgatctaataataaaaatactAAGAAAACTAACGGGCATAAAAAGCGTCGCAATTCCAGTCATCAGAAAGAAAGAACGGAAAAATCGGAGCTTTCACAATCAAAAAGAGGATCAGATATACTCGATCAAAGAAGTAAATTAGATTGGATTTTAATCGTGGCTATAGGGTCTTTGATTCTTCTCATATacattttgaattgatgaaaaatgaatacTGTGACAGCATTATTGTTATAccatttgaaaatgtatCACTGCTGACTAAGACACGACAGTATGCTGGATGGTGCTGATTATTGATAGGAAAGAAACCACCAGTTAAAGTGATGTTCCATAGATATAGGACTACCAAAAAGTCGTGTGTAATGTTACGAGAAGcaaatattattagttgTGTAGCAAAATTTTATACCAAGAGACAgagaggaaaaaaaaaaacccaatttcttgaaataatctttctttcattccatc
The sequence above is a segment of the Candida albicans SC5314 chromosome 3, complete sequence genome. Coding sequences within it:
- the DAL8 gene encoding Dal8p (Putative allantoate permease; fungal-specific (no human or murine homolog)), translated to MKSEKDSEIQGINIEPIVSFTKEDLQLDKSHVLTTVISPSGKEVAITNDVDQVMQFVLDHQNTKVVLDEATDKKLLRKIDMYMLPVMCLLYCFQFMDKSSTSYASILGLREDLNMVGDMYSWIATAFYLGYLAFEFPASMLLQRFPVAKTVSVFIIVWGIILCLHSVPQYPGFIALRTILGMLESSVTPAFTIITSQWYKKEEQFLRTSWWFAFNGIGTILGSAIAYGLYQNDGNYSLPTWKLVFIVTGCLTIFLGFVVLIHIPDTPTQAWFLTDEEKLLVVERIRTNQQGFGNTHFKKNQFIEALTDYRSWLLVIYALSSNIPNGGLTNFSGILLYEDFQYSEAKSLLMQMPQGAVEIVGCVLLAWCSQFISSRLLMTVFTTSLTIMSECLLAFYPEKSGRLVGLYLPMLDPLGFICCLSCVSSNFAGHTKKITTNAMYLIAYCTGNLIGPQTFVSSQAPQYIGAKVGMIAGSSVALLSLICLYFSYVWENKKRDSRTMVDMSHIENYEFADLTDKQNPNFRYSK
- a CDS encoding uncharacterized protein (Predicted ORF from Assembly 19; removed from Assembly 20; subsequently reinstated in Assembly 21 based on comparative genome analysis): MITTSLKRSRSLLNKVLPIDIEGDKHSSPSVVTRSSPILNHDSESLHSNKSPASKNSNKKTSKSPSRQGSNNKNTKKTNGHKKRRNSSHQKERTEKSELSQSKRGSDILDQRSKLDWILIVAIGSLILLIYILN